One region of Metallosphaera sedula DSM 5348 genomic DNA includes:
- the pyrI gene encoding aspartate carbamoyltransferase regulatory subunit: MIELKSGLLVSKIRNGTVIDHIPAGRALAVLKILGIKGIEGYRIALVMNAESSKMGRKDILKIEDREIEEKEAELITLIAPEATINIIKDYEVVGKRKQEIPQEVVGLLRCTNPSCITNNDVEAITRFRTLKRRPLQLACEYCETRLTEDEVVRQILG; encoded by the coding sequence GTGATTGAGTTGAAAAGCGGTCTTCTAGTGAGCAAGATAAGGAACGGAACAGTTATAGACCACATACCTGCAGGAAGGGCCTTAGCTGTTCTCAAGATTCTCGGAATAAAGGGGATAGAAGGGTATAGGATTGCCCTAGTCATGAACGCTGAGAGCTCCAAGATGGGGAGGAAGGATATCCTGAAGATAGAGGATAGGGAGATAGAGGAGAAGGAGGCAGAGCTTATTACCCTAATAGCTCCCGAGGCCACAATAAATATCATCAAGGACTATGAAGTAGTGGGGAAAAGGAAGCAGGAAATACCGCAAGAGGTAGTTGGCCTGTTAAGGTGTACCAATCCTTCCTGCATTACTAACAATGACGTAGAGGCAATAACTAGATTTAGAACCCTCAAGAGGAGACCACTTCAGCTGGCGTGTGAGTACTGCGAGACAAGGCTTACAGAGGACGAGGTCGTGAGGCAGATTTTAGGATGA
- the pyrB gene encoding aspartate carbamoyltransferase → MRDVISVLDFSRDEILQLFELTDKFLSGGFRPSLEGKIVATAFFEPSTRTALSFTSAALSAGAKVLGFSSDEATSVSKGENLADTIRMLENYADCIVMRHKLDGSAKFAAEVAKKPVINAGDGKREHPTQALIDMYTVRKLFGTLEGLTFGFLGDLRYARTVNSMLRILTLFKPKIVYLISPPQLRARAEILEELNYPVKELTDVKDVVGELDVLYVTRIQRERFLDEDEYEKVKESYRLDYRTVERMRKESAILHPLPRVSEIDRRIDSMPQAKYFLEASYAVPLRSVLLHEVMAGD, encoded by the coding sequence GTGAGAGATGTAATTTCGGTCCTCGATTTTTCAAGGGATGAGATTCTCCAACTTTTCGAACTCACGGATAAGTTTCTTTCAGGCGGGTTTAGGCCAAGCCTTGAGGGTAAAATAGTAGCTACTGCGTTCTTTGAGCCGAGCACAAGGACTGCGTTAAGCTTCACAAGTGCTGCTCTATCTGCAGGAGCAAAGGTCCTAGGATTCTCCTCGGATGAGGCCACATCAGTGTCCAAGGGTGAGAACCTAGCCGATACCATAAGAATGCTGGAGAACTACGCTGACTGTATCGTCATGCGCCACAAGTTGGATGGCTCAGCGAAGTTTGCTGCTGAGGTTGCCAAGAAACCAGTGATAAACGCTGGGGATGGGAAAAGGGAGCATCCCACACAGGCACTAATAGACATGTACACCGTGAGGAAACTCTTTGGGACTCTGGAAGGCCTAACCTTTGGTTTCTTAGGAGATCTTAGATACGCTAGGACAGTGAACAGCATGTTGAGAATCCTGACCCTGTTTAAACCCAAGATTGTGTACCTGATCTCTCCCCCACAACTCAGGGCTAGAGCCGAGATCCTAGAGGAATTAAACTACCCTGTAAAGGAGCTCACTGACGTTAAGGATGTCGTGGGCGAGCTTGACGTGCTCTACGTGACGAGAATTCAGAGGGAGAGGTTTCTAGACGAGGATGAGTACGAAAAGGTAAAGGAAAGTTATCGTCTCGACTATAGAACTGTTGAGAGGATGAGAAAGGAGTCGGCAATTCTACATCCCCTCCCAAGGGTTTCAGAAATAGACAGGAGGATCGACTCTATGCCTCAAGCCAAGTACTTCTTAGAGGCATCCTACGCGGTTCCCCTAAGATCGGTGTTACTTCACGAGGTAATGGCCGGTGATTGA
- the pyrE gene encoding orotate phosphoribosyltransferase has translation MDIGEVLVKRKLLLIGNFVLTSGKTSPYYIDLRRFPSYPEFRQVVDEAIKKVEKVDFDFIMGVATGGVPLASFLACRMGIPMGYVRVERKGYGTDKLVEGEVTGRKVLVVDDVATTGGSLERASAEIVRSGGKVVGALVIVDREEGASEKLRSLGIDFISVFKISDILRSLSSTLSENERKLIEEYLGGTK, from the coding sequence ATGGATATAGGAGAAGTTCTAGTGAAAAGGAAACTTTTGCTTATTGGCAACTTCGTGTTAACGTCCGGGAAAACCAGTCCCTACTACATTGATCTCAGGAGGTTTCCCAGCTATCCCGAATTTCGCCAGGTAGTGGATGAGGCAATCAAGAAGGTTGAGAAAGTGGATTTCGATTTCATCATGGGCGTAGCAACAGGTGGCGTGCCCCTTGCATCCTTTCTGGCGTGTAGGATGGGCATCCCCATGGGTTACGTCAGGGTAGAGAGGAAGGGATATGGGACCGACAAACTGGTGGAGGGAGAGGTCACTGGAAGGAAGGTTCTAGTGGTTGACGACGTGGCGACGACTGGAGGGTCCCTTGAAAGGGCGTCTGCGGAGATAGTCAGGAGCGGAGGCAAAGTAGTGGGAGCGCTGGTTATCGTGGATAGGGAAGAAGGTGCGTCTGAGAAGTTGAGAAGTCTTGGGATAGATTTCATCTCTGTGTTCAAGATAAGCGATATCCTGAGGTCGCTCTCCAGTACCTTGAGCGAGAACGAAAGAAAGCTCATAGAGGAATACTTGGGTGGAACTAAGTGA
- a CDS encoding orotidine 5'-phosphate decarboxylase, whose translation MNRVILSLDSPIPEETLRKLNGKVAGIKVGWPLLLNLGKEKVKELVGLVDGIKILDLKLADIDNTMILIVDELKDITNSFIAHAFVGVEGSLASLSQRVDLFLVLSMSHPGWNDAFYPYLREVARRVNPKGFVAPATRPSMISRVKGDFPDKLVISPGVGTQGAKPGIALCHGADYEIVGRSVYQSADPVRKLEEIVRSQEEVLSSCEGAKDRGS comes from the coding sequence GTGAACAGGGTGATACTCTCCCTCGACTCGCCCATCCCTGAAGAGACGTTAAGGAAACTTAATGGGAAAGTGGCTGGAATTAAGGTGGGATGGCCTCTCCTACTTAACCTGGGTAAGGAGAAAGTTAAGGAACTTGTGGGCCTCGTTGATGGGATCAAAATCCTCGATCTGAAACTTGCAGACATAGATAACACCATGATATTAATAGTGGACGAGCTAAAGGACATCACGAACTCCTTTATAGCGCATGCCTTTGTGGGAGTGGAGGGAAGTCTTGCCTCCCTTAGCCAGAGGGTCGACCTCTTCTTGGTCCTGTCCATGTCCCACCCAGGGTGGAACGACGCCTTCTATCCGTACCTCAGGGAAGTGGCAAGAAGGGTTAATCCAAAGGGGTTTGTGGCACCTGCAACTAGACCTTCCATGATCTCGAGGGTTAAGGGAGATTTCCCGGACAAACTGGTGATATCTCCAGGTGTAGGCACACAGGGGGCGAAACCTGGAATTGCCCTATGCCATGGGGCAGACTACGAGATAGTGGGAAGGAGCGTGTATCAGTCAGCCGATCCCGTTCGGAAGCTGGAGGAGATAGTGAGGTCCCAGGAGGAGGTTCTGAGTTCCTGTGAAGGAGCAAAAGATCGGGGTTCATGA
- a CDS encoding phosphate uptake regulator PhoU, with product MQSRSSRRIQLTGGSTYIISLPKSWVRQLSLNPGDEVEVIQDNNFRLLLVPKGIPQDTKQNRATITCENLRPTFAVREFIAYYMAGFTIVSLICPKMKAEDRAMVKDSVRKRLLGAEVIEEDNSNLTVQFLVNEKDLPISRAINRAAVITQNMLKDTLDALRNNDAEMAKEVQERDDEVDRFYFYVARQLTLSISSFEILEEEGYNATQIVDIYSAVKSIERIADHASRISGLTLEVGPQTPQPILEFGNKVLEVYKESTRAFLNGKREIANKIIDQDYELAIEHKKVTETIFRSSEAMKPSLLLITDSFRRISRYSLDLAETTINLLAKTKTIES from the coding sequence ATGCAGAGCAGATCGTCAAGAAGGATCCAATTAACAGGGGGATCCACTTATATCATCTCCTTACCTAAGTCCTGGGTAAGACAGCTATCTTTAAACCCAGGGGATGAAGTTGAGGTAATTCAGGACAACAACTTTAGGCTTCTCCTAGTCCCTAAGGGGATTCCACAGGACACCAAGCAGAACAGGGCAACCATTACATGTGAAAATTTGAGGCCAACCTTCGCAGTTAGGGAGTTCATCGCGTATTACATGGCTGGTTTCACAATAGTCTCACTGATATGCCCCAAGATGAAGGCTGAGGATAGGGCCATGGTAAAGGACAGCGTAAGGAAAAGATTGCTTGGGGCTGAGGTTATAGAGGAGGACAACTCAAACCTGACTGTTCAGTTCCTGGTTAACGAAAAGGATCTGCCAATCTCGAGGGCCATAAACAGGGCAGCCGTGATCACCCAGAACATGTTAAAGGATACTCTTGACGCCCTGAGGAATAACGACGCGGAGATGGCCAAGGAGGTCCAGGAGAGAGACGACGAGGTGGATAGGTTCTACTTTTACGTAGCTAGACAACTCACTCTAAGCATAAGTTCATTTGAGATACTTGAAGAGGAAGGTTACAATGCCACCCAGATCGTGGACATTTACTCCGCGGTAAAATCCATTGAGAGGATAGCAGATCACGCAAGTAGGATCTCCGGTTTGACACTAGAAGTTGGTCCACAAACGCCTCAGCCAATACTGGAATTTGGGAACAAGGTTCTTGAGGTTTACAAGGAATCCACTAGGGCATTTCTAAACGGCAAGAGGGAGATAGCTAACAAGATCATCGATCAAGATTACGAGCTAGCCATAGAGCATAAGAAGGTCACGGAGACAATCTTTAGGTCAAGTGAGGCCATGAAACCCTCACTCTTACTTATCACGGACTCCTTCAGGAGGATTAGCAGGTATTCTTTGGACCTTGCTGAGACTACCATAAACCTGCTGGCAAAAACTAAGACTATTGAATCCTAG
- the cdvB3 gene encoding cell division protein CdvB3 — MKRDLQRLLVDVKIARGKIRLWQNRLSARAEQFKRLSANNATKFATLAEQYAKESEQLENILNYMDRLDVLLEMVELKLETLVYIDYVSQDMVNLIEALREFRRVTPLLSTELSMLLDELYSGFYASVEVPEPMRIRAREEAKTILKESENIVNSRNKTKVGAQA, encoded by the coding sequence ATGAAAAGGGACCTCCAGAGACTGTTAGTTGACGTTAAGATTGCCAGGGGGAAGATAAGGCTATGGCAGAACAGGCTCAGTGCTAGGGCAGAACAGTTCAAGAGACTTTCTGCCAACAACGCGACTAAATTCGCTACCTTGGCAGAACAGTACGCTAAGGAATCGGAACAGCTAGAAAATATACTGAACTACATGGATAGGTTGGATGTTCTACTTGAGATGGTTGAGCTCAAACTTGAGACCCTTGTCTATATAGACTATGTATCCCAGGACATGGTCAACCTAATAGAGGCGTTGAGGGAGTTCAGACGAGTTACTCCACTCCTAAGCACAGAACTAAGCATGCTCTTGGACGAACTCTATTCCGGCTTCTATGCCTCTGTGGAGGTGCCCGAACCCATGAGAATAAGGGCTAGGGAGGAAGCCAAGACGATCCTTAAGGAAAGTGAAAATATAGTTAACAGTAGAAACAAGACTAAAGTCGGTGCACAAGCTTAA
- a CDS encoding winged helix-turn-helix domain-containing protein, translated as MGDDRERRQVKKLFIFLFLASRGGNTRIRIVNALLKSPLNANQLSNLLSLDYKTVQHHLDVLMENMIITREGSGYGALYKPSKSFMMYIDVFNELISDIKMPKTTRKQP; from the coding sequence ATGGGTGACGATAGAGAGAGGAGACAGGTAAAGAAGCTTTTCATCTTTCTATTTTTAGCGTCAAGGGGAGGTAATACTAGGATTAGGATTGTCAATGCGCTCCTCAAGTCTCCCCTAAACGCAAACCAGCTGAGCAATCTCCTCTCTCTAGATTACAAGACGGTCCAGCATCACTTGGACGTTCTCATGGAGAACATGATCATAACCAGAGAGGGTTCAGGTTACGGTGCACTATATAAACCAAGTAAGTCGTTCATGATGTACATAGACGTCTTCAACGAGCTAATTTCCGATATAAAGATGCCTAAGACTACTAGGAAACAACCCTAA
- a CDS encoding dihydrolipoyl dehydrogenase family protein: protein MDFDVIVIGGGVAGVSAALRASELGKSVALVERDQVGGECINRACIPSKTLIDAVKTVNRVSSSPWIVSSATLDYAKLNENKARIITAIKDRMEHNLNARNVKVIKGNAKIKAQGEVEVDGRTITGDHLVLSTGSVPLSLPDFPLNGRNVLDPWTAMNLKEIKNRIVIVGGGVAGVELATLFRALNKEVTILELMPQLLPGFDRDLASATKKRLEEKGIRIYLNAKSKIVNSEGTVKFSVNLPNASEEVEGDLAVVTIGRKASTENLNLKEIGVETDQRGYVKVDERGRTTNPKVFAAGDVAGVPLSATKAWRQGIVAGDNIGGKESKMPKYIPSSIFADMEIGTVGKTLDDLKKAGIEAREIMVEMRDIPRAWTLNETDGFLKLVVAGNKIEGAHMIGEGATEVINTMALAMELGITTTQLYSVTFSHPTVSEVIGEAIQRLTHGEIY from the coding sequence ATGGACTTTGATGTAATAGTAATAGGCGGAGGAGTGGCAGGTGTATCTGCTGCTCTAAGGGCTTCAGAACTCGGCAAGTCAGTGGCTTTAGTTGAGAGGGATCAGGTGGGAGGGGAATGCATAAATAGGGCATGCATACCATCTAAAACCCTCATCGACGCAGTGAAAACGGTAAACAGGGTCTCCTCCTCTCCGTGGATAGTGTCCTCGGCAACCTTGGACTATGCTAAACTCAACGAGAACAAGGCAAGGATAATAACTGCAATTAAGGATAGAATGGAGCACAACCTTAACGCCAGGAATGTGAAGGTGATCAAGGGCAACGCCAAGATAAAGGCCCAGGGAGAGGTGGAGGTAGACGGAAGGACTATAACAGGTGACCATCTTGTTTTGTCTACGGGGTCGGTTCCTCTTTCCTTACCCGATTTTCCCCTCAATGGGAGGAACGTTTTGGATCCATGGACTGCTATGAACTTGAAGGAGATAAAGAACAGGATAGTGATCGTAGGTGGAGGGGTTGCAGGGGTTGAGCTTGCGACCTTGTTCAGGGCCCTGAACAAGGAGGTAACAATCCTAGAGTTGATGCCCCAGTTACTCCCTGGATTTGATAGGGATCTGGCCTCAGCTACTAAGAAGAGGTTAGAGGAAAAGGGTATCAGGATATACCTCAACGCCAAGTCGAAGATTGTGAACTCTGAGGGTACAGTGAAGTTCTCCGTTAACTTGCCCAATGCCTCTGAGGAGGTGGAGGGTGACCTAGCAGTTGTCACCATAGGAAGGAAAGCCAGCACTGAGAACCTGAACCTGAAGGAGATTGGCGTTGAGACGGATCAGAGGGGGTACGTGAAGGTTGATGAAAGGGGAAGGACCACCAATCCCAAGGTCTTTGCTGCAGGTGACGTGGCTGGTGTTCCCCTATCCGCTACTAAGGCCTGGAGGCAGGGAATTGTTGCGGGGGATAACATAGGAGGGAAGGAAAGCAAGATGCCGAAGTATATCCCGTCTTCAATTTTCGCAGACATGGAAATAGGAACAGTGGGAAAGACCCTCGACGACCTGAAGAAGGCGGGAATAGAGGCCAGGGAAATAATGGTCGAGATGAGAGACATACCTAGGGCCTGGACCCTCAATGAGACCGATGGGTTCCTTAAGCTGGTAGTTGCAGGAAACAAGATTGAGGGAGCGCACATGATAGGAGAGGGAGCTACTGAGGTCATCAACACTATGGCGTTGGCCATGGAACTTGGGATCACCACCACCCAATTGTACTCGGTTACCTTCTCCCATCCCACTGTGAGCGAAGTGATTGGCGAAGCAATACAGAGACTAACTCATGGAGAGATATATTAA
- a CDS encoding tRNA(Phe) 7-((3-amino-3-carboxypropyl)-4-demethylwyosine(37)-N(4))-methyltransferase, with product MVNDSEWIRFKEEARARLLRDREIGYLDPDIWDLLEAFMGREKTFTYSSCSGRITVIDSFYPWSRKDSSVIYKNHLMLPSDELLRIIERKHMRRLWLIVQGPILHAYTKDYEEAWTILKTAREVGFKHSGILVENRKGVLVELRTGIRMVHLLKDKVPPTLEEMEEIVKVANEILAKGKEKKDQLREAILSIGNNSVKLGENPEGESQLHNSV from the coding sequence ATGGTTAATGATTCCGAATGGATAAGGTTCAAGGAGGAAGCTAGGGCCAGACTGCTTAGGGATAGGGAGATAGGGTATCTGGACCCTGATATCTGGGATCTTCTAGAGGCCTTCATGGGGAGGGAGAAGACGTTTACCTACAGTAGTTGCAGTGGGAGAATAACCGTCATAGATTCCTTCTACCCATGGAGCAGGAAAGACTCCTCGGTCATATACAAGAACCATCTCATGCTTCCAAGCGACGAGTTGCTTAGGATAATTGAGAGGAAACACATGAGAAGGTTGTGGCTCATTGTCCAAGGTCCTATTCTTCACGCTTACACAAAGGACTACGAGGAGGCATGGACTATTCTGAAAACCGCTAGAGAAGTTGGCTTCAAGCACAGCGGAATCCTAGTGGAGAATCGCAAGGGAGTCCTGGTGGAACTCAGAACTGGGATAAGGATGGTCCACCTCCTAAAGGACAAGGTTCCCCCAACCCTGGAGGAAATGGAGGAAATTGTTAAGGTAGCAAACGAGATCCTTGCCAAGGGGAAGGAGAAGAAGGATCAGTTAAGGGAGGCAATTCTATCTATAGGAAATAATTCTGTGAAGTTGGGGGAGAACCCTGAAGGGGAGTCCCAGCTCCATAACAGCGTCTGA
- a CDS encoding 7-carboxy-7-deazaguanine synthase QueE: MRYWIVEIFTSIQGEGLVIGKPSNFVRLAGCNLRCVWCDTKFSWIREDGVPMELEEITGKLSRSVKWTTITGGEPLLQDILPLASTLKNLGYNVAVETNGTIKPKQELRKIVDVFSVSPKLSNSGHKLRYDFSEDWATYYKFVIVEPNRDLREVKNFVEEHRIDPEKVIVQPDGNRQDYIQALKELSDAVMELGLPFRVLPQLHRIISYR, from the coding sequence GTGCGGTACTGGATTGTTGAGATATTCACGTCGATACAGGGGGAAGGACTAGTCATAGGAAAGCCCTCAAACTTCGTGAGGTTAGCTGGATGTAATCTCCGTTGCGTTTGGTGCGACACCAAGTTCTCGTGGATAAGGGAGGACGGCGTACCCATGGAACTTGAGGAAATAACTGGCAAGTTGAGCAGGTCCGTTAAGTGGACCACAATCACTGGCGGAGAACCTCTTCTGCAGGACATCTTGCCCTTAGCCTCAACCCTGAAGAACCTGGGTTACAACGTCGCTGTGGAGACGAACGGAACGATAAAGCCAAAACAGGAGCTGAGGAAGATTGTGGACGTGTTCTCCGTGTCCCCCAAACTATCTAACTCGGGGCATAAGTTAAGGTATGACTTCTCCGAGGATTGGGCCACATATTATAAGTTCGTCATAGTAGAACCCAATAGGGACCTCAGGGAGGTGAAGAACTTCGTTGAGGAGCACAGGATAGATCCCGAGAAGGTCATTGTTCAACCAGACGGTAATAGACAGGACTACATTCAAGCTCTCAAGGAACTGTCAGACGCTGTTATGGAGCTGGGACTCCCCTTCAGGGTTCTCCCCCAACTTCACAGAATTATTTCCTATAGATAG
- a CDS encoding NOG1 family protein: MLNPFERLRPLPSVDSFVESEAKRLGSIGGKTVKEREIRRLKDYRDRIEVYVNFVRAFPRVDELHPFYKTSLEIASGSLDRVKMCLSAISRHANMAQRMLEKYMVMIKREPEEKANSLMRAGFGRASSILRRMNECVEWISGVVTVVSKGKAIDPELPTVMVAGPPNVGKSTLVSKISSARPEIANYPFTTKEIHVGHMDCGVKVQVIDTPGILDRPDAERNVIERKAVNALRNLNGLIVFLFDVSTSSIYGADEQLNIMREVKSLGKPVILAMNKIDAVDENMRREILSRVGDKVLEISSEQGTGIPELKREIFNWLKSISQDPSAVLDC, translated from the coding sequence ATGTTAAATCCCTTTGAGAGGCTTAGACCCTTACCCAGCGTGGACAGCTTCGTGGAGTCTGAGGCAAAGAGGCTCGGCTCCATAGGAGGGAAGACCGTCAAGGAGAGGGAGATAAGGAGGTTAAAGGACTATAGGGACAGAATAGAGGTTTACGTGAATTTCGTGAGGGCCTTCCCAAGAGTTGACGAACTTCACCCCTTCTATAAAACGTCATTGGAGATAGCCTCTGGATCCCTTGATAGGGTGAAGATGTGCCTCTCCGCAATATCCAGACACGCGAACATGGCTCAACGCATGCTTGAGAAATACATGGTAATGATCAAGAGAGAACCTGAGGAGAAAGCGAACTCTTTGATGAGGGCTGGATTTGGCAGGGCTAGTTCCATCTTGAGGAGGATGAACGAGTGCGTTGAGTGGATCTCTGGGGTCGTTACAGTAGTATCCAAGGGAAAGGCAATAGACCCTGAGCTTCCCACGGTAATGGTTGCTGGACCTCCAAACGTTGGGAAATCCACGTTAGTTTCTAAGATATCCTCTGCCAGGCCTGAGATAGCTAACTATCCCTTCACTACCAAGGAGATTCACGTTGGTCACATGGACTGCGGTGTCAAGGTTCAGGTGATAGATACTCCTGGAATTCTGGATAGGCCTGACGCTGAAAGGAACGTTATAGAGAGGAAGGCAGTGAACGCGCTGAGGAACCTGAACGGTCTCATCGTCTTCCTCTTTGACGTATCAACTTCCTCAATTTATGGGGCTGACGAGCAACTCAACATCATGAGGGAAGTGAAGTCACTGGGCAAACCTGTAATCCTTGCCATGAACAAGATAGATGCTGTTGACGAAAACATGAGGAGAGAGATACTATCGCGGGTGGGGGACAAGGTCCTGGAGATTAGTTCAGAACAGGGAACGGGAATCCCTGAGCTAAAGAGGGAGATTTTTAACTGGCTTAAGTCAATTTCACAAGATCCAAGTGCGGTACTGGATTGTTGA
- the metG gene encoding methionine--tRNA ligase subunit beta, whose protein sequence is MEITIEDFQKVEMKVGVVVEAERIEGTRLLKLKIDLGGETRQIISGIAEYYTPEQMVNRRVIVLTNLKPRVIRGYESQGMILAAGCKEDEQKGVKPVLLAPDGDVPPGTRIC, encoded by the coding sequence ATGGAAATCACAATAGAGGATTTTCAAAAGGTCGAGATGAAAGTTGGGGTTGTTGTGGAGGCAGAAAGGATAGAGGGGACCAGGCTTCTAAAGCTCAAGATAGATCTTGGAGGGGAGACAAGACAGATAATATCTGGAATTGCTGAATATTATACGCCGGAGCAAATGGTGAACAGGAGGGTGATAGTGCTCACCAACCTGAAGCCCAGGGTGATAAGGGGATATGAAAGTCAGGGAATGATCCTGGCAGCAGGATGTAAAGAAGATGAGCAAAAGGGCGTGAAGCCAGTTCTTCTCGCGCCTGATGGGGACGTGCCCCCAGGTACTAGGATATGTTAA
- the purC gene encoding phosphoribosylaminoimidazolesuccinocarboxamide synthase → MEKISEGKTKEVFSLDNEHVLLRFKDSVTAGDGAKADIIDGKGILNAQTSALLFRLLERDGIETHYVGMKDERTMIVKRLAMIPVEVVLRNYATGSIVKRLPIKEGEAFNPPIVEFFLKDDARHDPLLNYHHMRHLKLMNEEEARLVEEVMVRVNQTLSKVISKMGLILYDFKLEFGRVNGRLVVGDEISLDSMRVRDPTGRILDKDLYRKGYPLDQVKASYVEFLDRLRSVA, encoded by the coding sequence ATGGAGAAAATTTCAGAGGGAAAGACAAAGGAGGTCTTTTCCCTTGATAACGAGCACGTTCTCCTTAGGTTCAAGGATTCTGTAACGGCTGGGGATGGGGCGAAGGCGGATATAATAGATGGAAAGGGCATCCTAAACGCCCAGACCTCAGCTCTACTCTTCAGGTTACTGGAGAGAGATGGGATTGAAACACATTACGTGGGAATGAAGGATGAGAGAACCATGATTGTCAAGAGGCTGGCCATGATACCAGTCGAGGTCGTATTGAGGAACTACGCCACGGGGAGCATCGTAAAGAGGTTACCCATAAAAGAGGGGGAGGCCTTTAACCCTCCCATTGTCGAGTTCTTTCTCAAGGACGACGCGCGTCACGATCCCCTTCTCAACTATCACCACATGAGACACCTGAAGCTCATGAACGAGGAAGAGGCCAGACTTGTGGAGGAGGTCATGGTGAGGGTTAATCAAACGCTGTCGAAGGTGATCTCCAAGATGGGTCTAATCCTATACGACTTCAAGTTGGAGTTCGGGAGAGTCAACGGTAGACTAGTGGTGGGAGACGAAATCTCCCTGGATTCCATGAGGGTGAGGGATCCCACAGGAAGGATCCTGGATAAGGACCTCTACAGAAAGGGGTACCCCCTGGATCAAGTGAAGGCATCCTACGTGGAATTTCTAGATAGGCTGAGGTCTGTAGCATGA
- a CDS encoding phosphoribosylformylglycinamidine synthase subunit PurS, with the protein MMYKVELIILNKDGVRDPEGETLKRYVIDSTMPGKVADVRVGKIVVVTMEASSREEAEDLTRRLAESKRLYNPIVHKIVVRAERVEDGSN; encoded by the coding sequence ATGATGTACAAGGTTGAGTTGATAATACTTAACAAGGATGGAGTGAGGGACCCAGAGGGGGAGACACTTAAGCGCTACGTAATCGACTCCACAATGCCCGGGAAGGTTGCTGATGTAAGGGTGGGTAAAATCGTTGTTGTAACCATGGAAGCCTCATCTAGAGAAGAGGCAGAGGATTTGACGAGGAGACTTGCTGAGAGTAAGAGGTTGTACAATCCCATAGTTCACAAGATTGTGGTGAGGGCTGAGCGCGTTGAGGACGGCAGTAATTAA
- the purQ gene encoding phosphoribosylformylglycinamidine synthase I, producing the protein MRTAVIKFPGTTCELDVVKALKQVGAEAEVVKFNSLDPDRYDGVVIPGGFSFGDYLRAGTIAANSEAMKGIREMADQGKLVLGICNGFQILVESGLLKGALLPNLNLRFITKWVRIRVRRKDTPFTKDSKDVLFMPIAHAEGRYYLDDEELASRLSVFQYVDERGMPSPQANPNGSILNIAGVTNEAGNVLGLMPHPERASFPSISPDGSRDGLEILRVFGK; encoded by the coding sequence TTGAGGACGGCAGTAATTAAGTTTCCAGGCACAACGTGCGAGCTTGACGTCGTGAAGGCCCTGAAACAGGTGGGCGCGGAAGCAGAGGTAGTCAAATTCAACTCCCTTGACCCAGATAGGTATGACGGCGTAGTCATCCCTGGGGGTTTCAGTTTCGGCGATTATCTAAGGGCTGGAACCATTGCCGCCAACAGTGAAGCCATGAAGGGAATAAGGGAGATGGCCGATCAAGGAAAGCTTGTCTTGGGTATATGCAACGGATTCCAGATTCTAGTGGAATCGGGACTGCTCAAGGGAGCTCTTCTCCCCAACCTTAACCTTAGGTTCATTACCAAATGGGTTAGGATAAGGGTCAGGAGAAAGGATACCCCATTCACCAAGGATAGCAAGGACGTACTTTTCATGCCCATAGCGCACGCTGAGGGGAGATACTACTTGGACGATGAGGAGCTAGCGTCTAGGCTATCGGTTTTCCAGTACGTTGATGAAAGGGGAATGCCCTCTCCCCAGGCGAACCCCAACGGTTCCATCCTAAACATAGCTGGGGTGACAAATGAGGCAGGGAACGTCCTTGGGTTGATGCCACACCCAGAAAGGGCTTCCTTTCCCTCTATTTCCCCAGACGGGTCAAGGGACGGACTCGAGATACTGAGGGTGTTTGGGAAATGA